A window of Phragmites australis chromosome 2, lpPhrAust1.1, whole genome shotgun sequence genomic DNA:
TCGCCTGCCGCTCCTCGTGGCTCGGCTGGAACACGCCGACCCTTACGCCTCCCTTGGCTGCGTGCTCGTAGTACGTCGACCGGATCCTCTCGTAGTAGTCGGCGTACAGAGACGCGACCAAGATGGCCTTGGAGCCGGCTGCCGCCGCACCATTGTCGCCGTTCGTCGTGCTGAGGTTGCCGGTCACCGCCGCCTCGTCACCATCGATTTCCGGCAGTATATGCTCCTGCCGGGAGCACGCGAGGATTTGGTTGTACATGTCATCGACCGGGATGGTAGAAAAGGGGAATATCCTGATCTGTACGCCGATCCTCTGGCTTGCCTGAGCCAGGTACGAGTGGTAGTACCTCGTGACCAAGCCCCACACGGTGTTGGAAGGGTGGAACAAGTACCGGGCAAGGAGATGGGACACGCTCTCCTTGGCTGGGAACAGCCGTTGGAGCTCGCCCCGGAACTCTGCCATCGAGTACAGCGACGGCACGAAGTAGAGGTCACTGAACAGCAGCAGCCAGTTCACCTTCGCGAGCACGAGCTGGTCGTCGCTGCAGAAGAACAGGTTGTCCATGAACTCAATATTGTGCGCCAGGCTCAAGTACACGTACGGTGGCACGGACTGCACCGTCGCGTTCGCCGGGTCCTTCACGATCTTCTTCTTGCCGAGGAGGTTCCTGTACGATTGGTCGGGGTTCACCCCGAGCCGGAACAGGTTGGCGACGGGGAAGTCCGGCGGGAGCACCCATGTCGTATCCGGGAACGGCTCGCAGAAGAGGTCGGTGGAGTCTTGGGGCAAGTCAACGAGGAGGACGCGGTCGGTGAGGAGCGCGTAGACGAAGCCGCTGAGCATCGACAGCATGCGGTTGCCAAGGCCTTCGTAGGGGAGCCAGACGAGGTAGTTACACTCCATGGCCTCGGTGCTGCGGCCGGACCGGAGCTGGGCGACGGACTTGGCGTAGAGCGGCGTGCCGGGGGCGCACTTCTTGTGCCGAGCCTCGTAGGCACGCAGCTTGTGTAGGAGGTACGGGGACGGCGCGTAAGGGAAGTACTTGTAGTACTGCGCGGATTGGTACCGGCTCAGGCACGCGCGGCGGTCGAAGCCGGGCGCGAGCAGGCCGCCGAGGAGCTCGTCGGCCTTGGTAGTTGCACCCGTCGTGCTGGTGCTGGCATGAGAAGCGTTCATACACCCTGGACGATATAAACAAAACAGTACAACTTCGTGAGTGATCGAGATGACATGATGGCGTGAAAGGTGTACATATAATCACGAGCAAAACTAATACGACATATATTCAGGTCAAGATCAACGTAATTGCCGATCCCCAACTTGACTCGAAACGATCAATAATGCATATGGATTTGATCAGATTAAAATTAATATTCTCGCGCTCAGCTCACTAAGCTTACGTTTGTACATGGCACGAGGATCGCAAGGAGACGAGTGACCAGTTTGAAGTGTATACCTTCACTCATCGCCGCGCTCAGCTTGGCGCCAGCGCTCCGCCAAACCGTTGCCGCGCTCTCCCGCCCGTGGAGGAGGATCGCGAGGAACGGCAGCGACATCAGGCAGACGAGGAGTACGGCGCCCGCCCTGCCCCGCCTCTCCTTCGACTTCTCCCTCCCCGGCGTGCCGGCCGTCGCCACCGGACCGTCCAACTCTCGCACACCTCCAGCGCCGCCCATCTTCATCACCTATTATATGTACGTGAACGCGTAGCTGATCTCGGATCGGGGCTCCAGTGCAAGGCTTTAATAGATTTGCCGCGCGGTTTGTTTGTTACTAGAACAGGTGACTACGCGCTGGATGGAGTTGACTTTCCGTTCGTTAGAGTGCACTGCACGTGCTGACCCCCTTGTTACGAGAACATGCAGGGGTAGCTACGCGCAGGATGGAGTAGGCCTTCTCTCTCCACCGACCTTTCCTCTAGGCTCTAGGTTCACCTGCTGCCACCCTAGTCTAGAGAGAGACTGTTGGAGTGATGAGACGGTAAAGTTGCACCCGTTGATCATCTTTCTTGGTCTCTTTAGATCCTGTTTGTCTCAGTTTATACGTGTGCATAATTCGTTTTTTGAGAATTCTGTGAAAATTAGATTCTG
This region includes:
- the LOC133908997 gene encoding probable fucosyltransferase 8, coding for MKMGGAGGVRELDGPVATAGTPGREKSKERRGRAGAVLLVCLMSLPFLAILLHGRESAATVWRSAGAKLSAAMSEGCMNASHASTSTTGATTKADELLGGLLAPGFDRRACLSRYQSAQYYKYFPYAPSPYLLHKLRAYEARHKKCAPGTPLYAKSVAQLRSGRSTEAMECNYLVWLPYEGLGNRMLSMLSGFVYALLTDRVLLVDLPQDSTDLFCEPFPDTTWVLPPDFPVANLFRLGVNPDQSYRNLLGKKKIVKDPANATVQSVPPYVYLSLAHNIEFMDNLFFCSDDQLVLAKVNWLLLFSDLYFVPSLYSMAEFRGELQRLFPAKESVSHLLARYLFHPSNTVWGLVTRYYHSYLAQASQRIGVQIRIFPFSTIPVDDMYNQILACSRQEHILPEIDGDEAAVTGNLSTTNGDNGAAAAGSKAILVASLYADYYERIRSTYYEHAAKGGVRVGVFQPSHEERQATGKLEHNQKALTEIYLLSFSEVLLTSGMSTFGYMSSSLAGLRPTVLHTAFHHKVPKTPCMRAVSMEPCNLTPPSVKCQGTAVDKDLARHVNNCEDDHRGIKLFD